The following are from one region of the Streptomyces decoyicus genome:
- a CDS encoding ABC transporter permease produces the protein MLRFLFRRSLGAIVILLLISAFTFFLFFAAPRDPALLACGRNCGPEALAIIHKNMGLDQPILVQYWHFMSGIVSGRDFAQGPCPAPCFGYSFATGDAVWNTIVDRFPITLSLTLGGAAVFLLVGLATGMLAAWKQGTIIDKVFSSASLVLSSMQIYFVGPIVLALLVYNTNLLGQPKYVPITENPGGWFMGLLIPWCVLSIIFTAQYTRMARSAMIEQLQEEHVRTARAKGMSARTVFFRYAWRGSLIPIVTIFGIDLGTLFGGAMITEVTFALPGLGTLSMESVLKTDLPTVMGVMLFAAAFIVLFNIIVDACYAFIDPRVRLA, from the coding sequence ATGCTTCGATTCCTCTTCCGCCGGTCTCTCGGCGCGATCGTGATCTTGCTGCTCATCAGCGCGTTCACGTTCTTCCTCTTCTTCGCCGCCCCCCGGGACCCCGCGCTGCTCGCGTGCGGAAGGAACTGTGGCCCCGAGGCACTCGCGATCATCCACAAGAACATGGGGCTCGACCAGCCGATCCTGGTGCAGTACTGGCACTTCATGTCCGGCATCGTCAGCGGCCGTGATTTCGCCCAAGGGCCGTGCCCCGCACCCTGCTTCGGCTACTCCTTCGCCACCGGCGACGCGGTGTGGAACACCATCGTCGACCGCTTCCCGATCACCCTGTCGCTGACCCTCGGCGGTGCGGCGGTCTTCCTGCTCGTCGGCCTGGCCACCGGAATGCTGGCGGCCTGGAAGCAGGGCACGATCATCGACAAGGTCTTCAGTTCGGCCTCGCTGGTGCTCAGCTCGATGCAGATCTACTTCGTCGGCCCGATCGTGCTGGCGTTGCTGGTCTACAACACCAATCTGCTGGGGCAGCCCAAATACGTCCCCATCACCGAAAATCCCGGCGGCTGGTTCATGGGCCTGCTGATCCCGTGGTGTGTGCTCTCGATCATCTTCACGGCGCAGTACACCCGTATGGCGCGCTCGGCGATGATCGAGCAGCTCCAGGAGGAACACGTCCGCACGGCCCGCGCGAAGGGGATGTCGGCCAGGACGGTCTTCTTCCGCTACGCCTGGCGCGGCTCGCTGATCCCCATCGTCACCATCTTCGGCATCGACCTCGGCACCCTCTTCGGCGGAGCCATGATCACCGAGGTGACGTTCGCCCTGCCGGGCCTGGGCACGCTGTCGATGGAATCGGTGCTCAAGACCGACCTGCCCACAGTCATGGGCGTGATGCTCTTCGCAGCCGCCTTCATCGTCCTGTTCAACATCATCGTGGACGCCTGCTACGCGTTCATCGACCCGCGCGTGCGTCTGGCCTAG
- a CDS encoding ABC transporter substrate-binding protein, protein MSNVRMRRARATVVALAAGAMVLTACSSGATKGAGDDDARKNAEKQRAQITYGDAAASKGPAEAVPGATPGGTIKVYQRDTYAHLDPAQIYVSDQGTLSTLLFRRLTNFHLDNKGKYTVVGDLATDSGQKSDGGKTWTYKLKDGITFEDGKPITSADIRHTIERTFADFISSGPTYVQRWLADSADYRKLLKGGPYEGKHLPKDVLDTPDDKTIVFHFKKPVGDLPYALAMAGYGAVEKSKDTKEKYDKAPVASGPYKIQPGSFKNGKGITLVKNTKWDPNTDISRHQYVDKFDIQFSVAFTDSTQRLMADNADNRTAVSFNNQVDAASMQQVANDPKIKARSTSGYQPYVGVMNFNMRRLKDKKIREAIAYALPTQAVLDAYGTPGGGELAGSYISPTLTGFKDIDPYGKLKKPLGDIEKAKKILKDAGKTGMKLTYAHNTATEPSKYSVAVVDNLKKAGFDVQSKELPSDTYYDIIGKTDNKFDIYPSAWGADWPSALTVLPPVYDGRQIQDGGTNYSLYNNPATNKEIDRIEQETDQKKAADDWFALGEKILKEDLPQIPTFYYKQIQLHGSKVGGVVNNDIISSVDPTKMYVKK, encoded by the coding sequence ATGAGCAACGTTCGTATGCGCAGAGCGCGCGCCACCGTCGTGGCGCTGGCCGCGGGGGCCATGGTCCTCACCGCGTGCAGCAGCGGCGCCACCAAGGGCGCCGGCGACGACGACGCCCGCAAGAACGCCGAGAAGCAGCGCGCCCAGATCACCTACGGTGACGCGGCCGCCTCCAAGGGACCGGCCGAGGCCGTTCCCGGCGCCACCCCGGGCGGCACCATCAAGGTCTACCAGCGTGACACCTACGCGCACCTGGACCCCGCGCAGATCTACGTCTCCGACCAGGGCACCCTCTCGACCCTGCTGTTCCGCAGGCTCACCAACTTCCACCTGGACAACAAGGGCAAGTACACCGTGGTCGGCGACCTCGCCACGGACAGCGGCCAGAAGTCCGACGGCGGCAAGACCTGGACGTACAAGCTCAAGGACGGCATCACGTTCGAGGACGGCAAGCCGATCACCTCGGCCGACATCCGCCACACCATCGAGCGGACGTTCGCGGACTTCATCTCCAGCGGCCCGACGTACGTGCAGCGCTGGCTGGCCGACTCGGCGGACTACCGCAAGCTCCTCAAGGGCGGTCCCTACGAGGGGAAGCACCTGCCCAAGGACGTGCTGGACACGCCGGACGACAAGACCATCGTCTTCCACTTCAAGAAGCCCGTGGGTGACCTGCCCTACGCACTCGCCATGGCGGGCTACGGCGCGGTCGAGAAGAGCAAGGACACCAAGGAGAAGTACGACAAGGCCCCGGTCGCCTCGGGCCCGTACAAGATCCAGCCCGGCTCGTTCAAGAACGGCAAGGGCATCACGCTGGTCAAGAACACCAAGTGGGACCCGAACACCGACATCTCGCGTCACCAGTACGTCGACAAGTTCGACATCCAGTTCAGCGTGGCCTTCACCGACTCCACCCAGCGTCTGATGGCCGACAACGCGGACAACCGGACCGCGGTCAGCTTCAACAACCAGGTCGACGCCGCGAGCATGCAGCAGGTGGCCAACGACCCGAAGATCAAGGCGCGTTCGACCTCCGGCTACCAGCCGTACGTCGGCGTCATGAACTTCAACATGCGGCGCCTGAAGGACAAGAAGATCCGCGAGGCCATCGCCTACGCGCTGCCGACGCAGGCCGTCCTCGACGCCTACGGCACCCCGGGCGGCGGTGAGCTGGCCGGCAGCTACATCAGCCCGACGCTGACCGGCTTCAAGGACATCGACCCCTACGGCAAGCTCAAGAAGCCGCTGGGCGACATCGAGAAGGCCAAGAAGATCCTGAAGGACGCCGGCAAGACCGGTATGAAGCTGACCTACGCGCACAACACGGCGACCGAGCCGTCGAAGTACTCCGTCGCGGTGGTCGACAACCTCAAGAAGGCCGGCTTCGACGTCCAGAGCAAGGAACTGCCCTCGGACACCTACTACGACATCATCGGCAAGACGGACAACAAGTTCGACATCTACCCCTCTGCGTGGGGTGCGGACTGGCCGAGCGCGCTGACGGTGCTCCCCCCGGTGTACGACGGCCGGCAGATCCAGGACGGCGGGACCAACTACTCGCTGTACAACAACCCGGCGACCAACAAGGAAATCGACCGGATCGAGCAGGAGACGGACCAGAAGAAGGCCGCGGACGACTGGTTCGCGCTCGGCGAGAAGATCCTCAAGGAGGACCTGCCGCAGATCCCGACCTTCTACTACAAGCAGATCCAGCTGCACGGTTCCAAGGTCGGCGGCGTCGTGAACAACGACATCATCAGCTCCGTCGACCCGACCAAGATGTACGTCAAGAAGTAA
- a CDS encoding ABC transporter permease gives MTSPSQTAGTTTDTPGLGPEGLTSKKNGKNGKKDPLQGRSPGQLMWTRFKRDRTGVISAGVVLFFFLIGVLAPVISKLYGKDPYTRYGMITPGLLVNQYPAGPNGGINGDFWFGIEPTLGRDVFMQLLYGIRNTLGLAVGITLVSVLTAILLGVAAGYFGGRTDYFIGRFIDLLMAFPNQLFFVAFVPVVGAVFVAPEDEMPTWLRAGIIILVMWFLGWMSLARLLRGQVLSLREREFVEAAKVSGASPWRIIRRELVPNVMTPILVQTTYMLPNFVTSIAGLSFLGVGLVEPTPDWGRMFANAAEYYRNDITYLFFPGLAMVIFIVAFNLLGDSVRDAFDPKRAR, from the coding sequence ATGACTAGTCCATCCCAGACCGCGGGGACCACGACCGACACCCCTGGTCTTGGCCCCGAAGGACTGACCTCGAAGAAGAACGGAAAAAACGGCAAAAAAGATCCACTGCAAGGCCGTTCGCCCGGCCAGCTGATGTGGACGCGCTTCAAGCGCGACCGGACCGGTGTCATCAGCGCCGGCGTCGTGCTCTTCTTCTTCCTGATCGGCGTGCTCGCACCGGTCATCTCCAAGCTGTACGGCAAGGATCCCTACACCCGTTACGGGATGATCACCCCGGGGCTCCTGGTCAACCAGTACCCGGCCGGGCCCAACGGCGGGATCAACGGTGACTTCTGGTTCGGTATCGAACCCACCCTGGGCCGCGATGTGTTCATGCAGCTGCTCTACGGCATCCGCAACACACTGGGCCTCGCCGTGGGCATCACGCTGGTCTCGGTGCTCACCGCGATCCTGCTGGGCGTCGCCGCCGGCTACTTCGGCGGACGCACCGACTACTTCATCGGCCGGTTCATCGACCTGCTGATGGCCTTCCCCAACCAGCTGTTCTTCGTCGCCTTCGTGCCGGTCGTGGGCGCCGTCTTCGTGGCTCCCGAGGACGAGATGCCCACCTGGCTGCGCGCCGGGATCATCATCCTGGTCATGTGGTTCCTGGGCTGGATGAGCCTGGCCCGTCTGCTGCGCGGCCAGGTGCTGTCGCTGCGCGAGCGGGAGTTCGTCGAGGCCGCCAAGGTCAGCGGCGCCTCCCCGTGGCGGATCATCCGGCGCGAGCTGGTGCCCAACGTGATGACGCCGATCCTGGTGCAGACGACCTACATGCTGCCGAACTTCGTGACCTCCATCGCGGGGCTCTCGTTCCTCGGCGTCGGTCTCGTCGAGCCCACGCCCGACTGGGGCCGGATGTTCGCCAACGCGGCCGAGTACTACCGCAACGACATCACGTACTTGTTCTTCCCCGGCCTCGCGATGGTCATCTTCATCGTCGCGTTCAACCTGCTCGGGGACTCGGTCCGGGACGCCTTCGACCCGAAGAGGGCTCGGTGA
- a CDS encoding prolyl oligopeptidase family serine peptidase, translating to MTGQPSFPRQYARTQRFTLGAPRGYAISPDGTRVAFLRSRSGTDRSQQLWVLDLEAGRELTAADPQALLAGAEEDLPPQERARRERSRESSAGIVGYATDSAVELAAFTLSGRLFVSELRAGTTRELPVQGPVVDPRPSPDGRQVAFVADGRLRVAAVDGAATADGGDGGTTGAGSADRVLAEPDGPEVTWGLAEFIAAEEMGRYRGFWWSPDSDAVLAARVDEAPVQRWWISDPAHPDREPARVAYPAAGTRNAEVTLTLFGLDGSRTDIGWDTERYPYLARVHWSSAGPPLLLVQARDQRDQRYLTVDTATGATRTVHEEEDEAWVEPFPGAPAWTPDGRLVRISDEGGARKLFVGDRPLTGAPLHVRAVLDIGEEDVLFSASGTEMHDIGVYRAWFRGSGDQGGWERVGERPYATVSSAVRGGMVTVLSQTSLERPGTQVDVVRLDPDGGEKTLATIGSCAEEPVLTARPRLVRAGEREIPCAVLLPGGYKEGDGPLPVLMDPYGGPHGQRVIAAHHAHLTSQWFADQGFAVIVADGRGTPGRSPAWEKAMFRDLADVALDDQVHALQALAGSFPLDMERVAIRGWSFGGYLAGLAALRRPDVFHAAVVGAPVTDLRLYDTHYQERYLGHPDEEPAVYAANSLITDDGLSGAVEPHRPMLIVHGLADDNVVVAHSLRLSSALLAAGRRHEVLPLSGVTHMASQEQVAENLLLLQVDFLKRSLGMSS from the coding sequence ATGACCGGACAGCCTTCGTTCCCGCGGCAATACGCCCGTACGCAGCGCTTCACTCTGGGCGCACCGCGCGGCTACGCCATCTCCCCCGACGGCACACGTGTCGCCTTCCTCCGTTCCCGTTCGGGCACCGACCGCAGTCAGCAGTTGTGGGTGCTCGATCTGGAAGCGGGACGGGAGCTCACGGCCGCCGACCCGCAGGCCCTGCTGGCCGGCGCGGAGGAGGACCTTCCCCCGCAGGAGCGGGCCCGCCGCGAGCGAAGCCGGGAGAGCTCGGCGGGCATCGTCGGCTATGCGACGGACTCCGCCGTGGAGTTGGCGGCCTTCACCCTTTCCGGCCGGCTGTTCGTCTCCGAACTACGGGCCGGCACCACCCGTGAACTTCCGGTCCAGGGGCCGGTCGTGGACCCCCGCCCCTCGCCGGACGGGCGGCAGGTGGCCTTTGTGGCGGACGGCCGGCTGCGGGTGGCCGCGGTGGACGGCGCCGCGACCGCCGACGGGGGCGACGGCGGCACGACGGGCGCCGGGTCGGCGGACCGGGTGCTGGCCGAGCCCGACGGGCCCGAGGTGACCTGGGGTCTCGCGGAGTTCATCGCGGCCGAGGAGATGGGCCGCTACCGGGGCTTTTGGTGGTCGCCGGACAGCGATGCGGTGCTGGCCGCGCGGGTCGACGAGGCGCCGGTGCAGCGCTGGTGGATCTCCGACCCCGCCCATCCGGACCGGGAGCCCGCCCGGGTCGCGTACCCGGCGGCGGGGACCCGCAACGCCGAGGTCACCCTGACACTTTTCGGCCTGGACGGCTCGCGCACGGACATCGGCTGGGACACCGAGCGCTACCCCTACCTCGCGCGCGTCCACTGGTCGTCGGCCGGGCCGCCGCTACTGCTCGTCCAGGCCCGCGACCAGCGCGACCAGCGCTATCTGACCGTCGACACCGCGACCGGTGCGACCAGGACGGTGCACGAGGAGGAGGACGAGGCGTGGGTCGAGCCGTTCCCCGGGGCGCCGGCCTGGACGCCGGACGGGCGGCTGGTGCGGATCTCGGACGAGGGCGGTGCGCGCAAGCTGTTCGTCGGCGACCGTCCGCTGACCGGGGCGCCGCTGCACGTCCGGGCCGTACTGGACATCGGCGAGGAGGATGTCCTCTTCTCCGCGAGCGGCACCGAGATGCACGACATCGGCGTCTACCGCGCCTGGTTCCGCGGCAGCGGTGACCAGGGCGGCTGGGAGCGGGTGGGCGAGCGCCCGTATGCGACGGTGTCCTCCGCGGTGCGCGGCGGCATGGTGACCGTGCTGTCGCAGACGTCGCTGGAGCGGCCCGGCACCCAGGTGGACGTGGTGCGGCTGGATCCCGACGGTGGGGAGAAGACCCTCGCCACGATCGGCTCCTGTGCCGAGGAGCCGGTGCTCACCGCCCGCCCCCGTCTCGTGCGCGCCGGGGAACGCGAGATTCCGTGCGCGGTGCTGCTGCCCGGGGGATATAAGGAGGGCGACGGTCCGCTGCCGGTGCTGATGGATCCGTACGGCGGCCCGCACGGCCAGCGGGTGATCGCCGCGCACCACGCCCATCTGACCTCCCAGTGGTTCGCCGACCAGGGGTTCGCGGTGATCGTCGCGGACGGGCGGGGCACCCCGGGCCGCTCCCCCGCATGGGAGAAGGCGATGTTCCGCGACCTCGCGGACGTCGCCCTGGACGACCAGGTCCATGCCCTCCAGGCACTGGCCGGATCCTTTCCCCTGGACATGGAGCGGGTGGCGATCCGCGGCTGGTCCTTCGGCGGCTATCTCGCGGGGCTGGCGGCGCTGCGCCGCCCCGATGTCTTCCATGCGGCGGTGGTCGGTGCGCCGGTGACCGATCTGCGGCTGTACGACACCCATTACCAGGAGCGGTATCTCGGCCACCCGGACGAGGAGCCGGCCGTCTATGCGGCGAACTCGCTGATCACCGACGACGGGCTGTCCGGGGCGGTGGAGCCGCACCGTCCGATGCTGATCGTGCACGGCCTCGCGGACGACAACGTGGTGGTGGCGCACTCGCTGCGGCTGTCCTCGGCGCTGCTGGCGGCGGGCCGCCGGCACGAGGTGCTGCCGCTGTCCGGGGTGACGCACATGGCCTCGCAGGAGCAGGTGGCCGAAAACCTACTGCTGCTCCAAGTCGACTTCCTCAAGCGGTCGCTGGGGATGTCGTCCTGA
- the mshB gene encoding N-acetyl-1-D-myo-inositol-2-amino-2-deoxy-alpha-D-glucopyranoside deacetylase, protein MTDQPARPRPAPSEGSASRPAPSRRLLLVHAHPDDESINNGVTMAKYAAEGALVTLVTCTLGEEGEVIPPELAALAPDRDDTLGPYRARELAAAMEALGVTDHRFLGGPGRYRDSGMMGAVQNERPDAFWQAPLDEAAAHLVAVIREVGPQVLVTYDPNGGYGHPDHIQAHRVAMRGAELAAQADFGPELGSAHQIGKIYWNCNPRSVVEEGFERLRAAGHTFPGVATVDDVPGVVPDSEVTASLTGDPAHTAAKAAAMRAHYTQIAVDGPFFALSNDLGQPLFGTEHYRLVRGVPGAAGGAREDDLFAGIGEMVGMEESARIEEAAE, encoded by the coding sequence ATGACCGATCAGCCCGCCCGCCCCCGGCCGGCCCCCTCCGAGGGGAGCGCTTCGCGCCCGGCCCCTTCCCGCCGGCTGCTGCTGGTGCATGCGCACCCCGACGACGAGTCGATCAACAACGGCGTGACCATGGCCAAGTACGCGGCCGAGGGTGCGCTGGTCACCCTGGTGACCTGCACGCTCGGCGAGGAGGGCGAGGTCATCCCGCCCGAGCTGGCCGCTCTCGCGCCGGACCGCGACGACACCCTCGGCCCGTACCGCGCCCGTGAGCTGGCCGCCGCGATGGAGGCCCTGGGCGTCACGGACCACCGCTTCCTCGGCGGGCCGGGCCGCTACCGGGACTCCGGGATGATGGGCGCGGTGCAGAACGAGCGTCCCGACGCCTTCTGGCAGGCCCCGCTCGACGAGGCGGCCGCCCATCTGGTGGCCGTGATCCGTGAGGTCGGGCCGCAGGTCCTGGTCACCTACGACCCGAACGGCGGATATGGCCACCCCGATCACATCCAGGCCCACCGGGTGGCCATGCGCGGCGCCGAGCTGGCCGCGCAGGCGGATTTCGGGCCAGAGCTGGGCAGTGCGCATCAGATCGGGAAGATCTACTGGAACTGCAACCCCCGGTCCGTGGTCGAGGAGGGCTTCGAGCGGCTGCGGGCGGCCGGTCACACCTTCCCCGGAGTCGCCACCGTCGACGATGTGCCAGGGGTGGTGCCGGACTCCGAGGTCACGGCGTCCCTCACCGGCGATCCGGCGCACACGGCCGCGAAGGCCGCGGCGATGCGGGCGCACTACACCCAGATCGCGGTCGACGGGCCGTTCTTCGCGCTCTCCAACGACTTGGGCCAGCCGCTGTTCGGCACGGAGCACTATCGGCTGGTGCGCGGTGTGCCGGGCGCCGCGGGTGGCGCGCGCGAGGATGACCTTTTCGCGGGTATCGGCGAAATGGTGGGTATGGAGGAGAGTGCCCGGATCGAGGAGGCGGCGGAATGA
- a CDS encoding DUF6113 family protein yields MSTAKGGGGRAEGNGGGASGEGAAASGGKGGAASGKGQRSRAGAGGTSGARSGAPVTPAAGAALTAPLTPGRVGIYVLLLVAGVLVAFAGTLVQAAWFPGGLVLALAGVGGLFYGGGRATGTSAGVLVPGAAWLVTVFLLLSNVRPEGDFFFGAGLGSYIFLLGGILVAVICATAARVGATGVRYGRVGG; encoded by the coding sequence ATGAGTACGGCGAAGGGCGGCGGCGGCCGCGCCGAGGGAAACGGTGGCGGGGCCTCCGGTGAGGGCGCCGCGGCGTCCGGCGGCAAGGGCGGTGCGGCCTCCGGCAAAGGGCAGCGGTCGAGGGCGGGCGCGGGCGGTACGTCCGGTGCGCGGTCCGGCGCTCCCGTGACGCCCGCGGCCGGTGCCGCGCTGACCGCGCCGCTGACGCCGGGCCGGGTGGGCATATATGTGCTGCTGCTGGTCGCGGGCGTGCTGGTCGCGTTCGCCGGAACGCTGGTGCAAGCGGCCTGGTTCCCCGGCGGGTTGGTGCTGGCGCTGGCCGGTGTCGGAGGCCTCTTCTACGGGGGCGGCCGGGCGACCGGCACCTCCGCGGGCGTCCTGGTGCCCGGCGCGGCGTGGCTGGTCACGGTCTTCCTGCTGCTCAGCAACGTCCGGCCGGAAGGCGACTTCTTCTTCGGCGCGGGGCTCGGCTCGTACATCTTCCTGCTCGGCGGCATTCTGGTCGCTGTGATCTGCGCCACCGCCGCCCGGGTAGGCGCTACGGGCGTCCGGTACGGCCGAGTTGGCGGATGA
- a CDS encoding peptidoglycan binding domain-containing protein: protein MSRESDSSSSGPQGRGGAAYPSGTPPYGSPRGDADQAPAPGAAAQPEEPKTETTLTTRIKINIPGSRPIPPVVVRKPVGEESGMNGSSGSGGPAGSRGAPRPARGSERNAERTANTPRPDAPADEAPAGGQAEKPSDWFAPRKGQQSSTGSHAMPPAPGGATPPRPPSGAKPPQRPDLPYFSDNPAPQDGASPFDGGGRQSGGAQPGGASPFDGGPRGGGSPFDEGRPGGASPFDGAAPGSGSPFDAAAGPTRDHTPFDAPAGGPSGPTTGPARGNASLNLPPGFSNPGPGSTPPISDDTAELTPQPPAPLAGPGSGLGAAGGIAGGLPGGPQGTAPGGPKGKRGVKAPQAGAPGDRGRVSGDTLVSGIPKVPGAEGPSSPSPFAAAPGDDGERSAPKPRPKIPEPINPPKKGRNKLVLVGVAVVVLAGVAYGAGLLLDHADVPNGTTALGVDIGGTTKEDAVKKLETALKGRRATPLKLTVDGKAATLEPGKAGLDIDPQATVRKAAGRDYNPVSVIGSLFGGTRTAEPEVVVDDEKLQIALENVAGPSGAAKDGGITFENGKAVPHYGVPHKAIDVKASKKKVTDAYRNRATTGADAPVVLAASTQQPRVDKAAVDKALEQFAKPAMSGLVTVRTDAAHTVSFSPQKSIPKFLSFKIVDGGLVPYYDRPALKELYGDTFNGVMVTKGDGSKHPVSVEEVASAVGKALLGTGAAERVQTIATNGN from the coding sequence TTGAGTCGTGAATCTGACAGTTCGTCCTCCGGCCCTCAGGGCCGTGGCGGAGCCGCGTACCCCTCAGGGACGCCGCCGTACGGCTCGCCCAGGGGAGATGCCGACCAGGCGCCGGCGCCCGGTGCCGCGGCGCAGCCGGAGGAGCCCAAAACCGAGACCACACTGACGACGCGGATCAAGATCAACATTCCGGGGTCGCGCCCCATCCCGCCGGTCGTCGTGCGCAAGCCCGTCGGTGAGGAGTCCGGCATGAACGGATCGTCTGGTTCCGGCGGGCCCGCCGGTTCCCGAGGGGCGCCCCGCCCCGCCCGCGGCAGCGAGCGGAACGCGGAGCGCACGGCCAACACTCCCCGGCCCGACGCTCCGGCGGACGAGGCTCCCGCGGGCGGCCAGGCCGAGAAGCCCAGTGACTGGTTCGCGCCGCGCAAGGGGCAGCAGTCCTCCACCGGGTCCCATGCGATGCCGCCCGCCCCGGGCGGTGCGACCCCGCCGCGGCCGCCGTCCGGCGCCAAGCCGCCGCAGCGCCCCGACCTGCCGTACTTCTCCGACAACCCGGCCCCGCAGGACGGCGCCTCGCCGTTCGACGGCGGTGGACGGCAGAGCGGCGGTGCCCAGCCGGGCGGCGCCTCGCCGTTCGACGGCGGTCCGCGGGGCGGCGGTTCGCCGTTCGACGAGGGCCGGCCGGGCGGCGCTTCGCCGTTCGACGGTGCGGCGCCCGGCAGCGGGTCGCCGTTCGACGCCGCCGCCGGGCCCACCCGGGACCACACCCCGTTCGACGCCCCGGCGGGCGGCCCCAGCGGCCCCACGACCGGGCCGGCGCGCGGCAATGCGTCGCTCAACCTCCCGCCCGGTTTCAGCAACCCCGGCCCCGGCAGCACGCCCCCGATCAGCGACGACACCGCTGAGCTCACCCCGCAGCCGCCGGCGCCGCTCGCCGGTCCCGGCAGTGGCCTCGGTGCCGCGGGCGGTATCGCGGGCGGACTGCCCGGCGGTCCCCAGGGCACCGCGCCCGGCGGCCCGAAGGGCAAGCGTGGCGTCAAGGCCCCCCAGGCGGGCGCCCCCGGCGACCGCGGCCGGGTGTCCGGCGACACGCTGGTCAGCGGCATCCCGAAGGTCCCCGGGGCCGAGGGGCCGTCGTCCCCGTCGCCGTTCGCGGCAGCCCCGGGCGATGACGGTGAGAGGTCCGCGCCGAAGCCGCGGCCCAAGATCCCCGAGCCGATCAACCCGCCCAAGAAGGGCCGCAACAAGCTCGTTCTCGTGGGCGTTGCCGTCGTGGTCCTGGCCGGTGTCGCCTACGGTGCGGGCCTGCTGCTCGACCACGCCGATGTGCCCAACGGCACCACCGCGCTGGGCGTGGACATCGGCGGCACCACCAAGGAAGACGCCGTCAAGAAGCTGGAGACGGCGCTCAAGGGCCGCCGCGCCACGCCGCTCAAGCTCACCGTCGACGGCAAGGCCGCGACCCTCGAACCCGGCAAGGCCGGCCTGGACATCGACCCGCAGGCGACGGTCCGCAAGGCGGCCGGCCGGGACTACAACCCCGTCTCCGTCATCGGCTCGCTGTTCGGCGGTACGCGCACGGCCGAGCCCGAGGTGGTCGTCGACGACGAGAAGCTCCAGATCGCGCTGGAGAACGTCGCCGGGCCCTCGGGCGCCGCCAAGGACGGCGGGATCACCTTCGAGAACGGCAAGGCGGTGCCGCACTACGGCGTGCCCCACAAGGCGATCGATGTGAAGGCGTCCAAGAAGAAGGTCACCGACGCCTACCGCAACCGCGCCACGACCGGCGCCGACGCACCGGTCGTGCTGGCCGCGAGCACCCAGCAGCCGCGGGTCGACAAGGCCGCGGTGGACAAGGCGCTGGAGCAGTTCGCCAAGCCCGCGATGTCCGGCCTGGTGACGGTCCGTACGGACGCGGCGCACACGGTCTCCTTCAGCCCGCAGAAGTCCATCCCGAAGTTCCTGTCCTTCAAGATCGTCGACGGCGGTCTGGTGCCGTACTACGACCGGCCGGCTCTCAAGGAGCTCTACGGCGACACCTTCAACGGCGTGATGGTGACCAAGGGCGACGGCTCCAAGCACCCGGTCAGCGTCGAGGAGGTGGCGAGCGCGGTCGGCAAGGCCCTGCTCGGCACGGGAGCGGCGGAGCGGGTCCAGACCATCGCCACGAACGGCAACTGA
- a CDS encoding ABC transporter ATP-binding protein yields the protein MTTTATTPATTAQGADRAPVVSFRQVSKSYGAVRAVADLSLELAPGETVALLGPNGAGKSSALDLLLGLRSADSGSVTLFGTTPQRAIAQGKVGAMLQSGGLMDGVKVKELVGLARDLHPRGYPLDRILATAGITDIADRMVDKLSGGQAQRVRFALATAGANDLIVLDEPTTGMDVSARQTFWGAMRQQAQQGRTVLFATHYLEEADEIADRVIVLHRGRVLADGTAAEIKARAGARRVTFELDEPVDREALHGLPCLTALEVSSRTVRLQSHDADATVHALYGLGIYPHHLEVSGLGLEQAFIALTTASDATSAAEEAAR from the coding sequence ATGACGACCACAGCGACCACCCCAGCCACCACCGCGCAGGGGGCGGACCGGGCACCCGTGGTCAGTTTCCGGCAGGTCAGCAAGAGTTACGGCGCGGTGCGCGCGGTGGCCGACCTGAGTCTGGAGCTGGCCCCGGGAGAGACCGTCGCCCTCCTCGGCCCGAACGGCGCGGGCAAGTCCTCGGCCCTCGACCTGCTCCTCGGGCTGCGCAGCGCCGACTCCGGCAGCGTGACCCTCTTCGGCACGACCCCGCAGCGCGCCATCGCGCAGGGCAAGGTCGGCGCGATGCTCCAGAGCGGCGGCCTGATGGACGGCGTCAAGGTCAAGGAGCTGGTCGGGCTCGCCCGTGATCTGCATCCGCGCGGCTATCCGCTCGACCGGATCCTGGCCACCGCCGGTATCACCGACATCGCCGACCGCATGGTCGACAAGCTCTCCGGCGGCCAGGCGCAGCGGGTGCGCTTCGCCCTCGCCACCGCCGGCGCCAACGATCTGATCGTGCTGGACGAGCCGACCACCGGCATGGACGTCTCCGCCCGGCAGACCTTCTGGGGCGCGATGCGCCAACAGGCCCAGCAGGGCCGTACGGTCCTCTTCGCGACCCACTACCTCGAAGAGGCCGACGAGATCGCCGACCGGGTGATCGTGCTGCACCGCGGCCGGGTGCTGGCCGACGGCACGGCCGCCGAGATCAAGGCCAGGGCCGGCGCCCGCCGGGTCACCTTCGAGCTCGACGAGCCGGTCGACCGCGAGGCGCTGCACGGCCTGCCCTGCCTGACCGCCCTGGAGGTCTCCTCACGCACGGTCCGCCTCCAGTCGCACGACGCCGACGCCACCGTCCACGCCCTCTACGGCCTCGGCATCTACCCGCACCACCTCGAAGTCTCCGGCCTCGGCCTGGAACAGGCCTTCATCGCCCTGACCACCGCTTCCGACGCGACCTCCGCCGCCGAGGAGGCGGCCCGATGA